The Streptomyces sp. NBC_01463 DNA window TGTGTTCGGGCTGTCCGTCGGTGCGCTGGACGCCTCCATGAACATGATGGGGGTCAGCCTCCAGCGGGCGTACGGGCGTTCCATCATGCTGGGCTTCCACGCCGCGTACAGCCTGGGCGGGATCGCCGGGGCGTCCATGGCGTGGGCCGGGGCGCACTGGGATCTGTCGCTGCTGGTCTCGTACCTTCCGGCGGTCGTGGTGCTGCTGCCCGTCGCGTTCATCGGGAGCCGGTGGTACGTCGAGGGGAAGCAGGACGAGGAGCTGGGGAGCGGGGAGGAGCGGGGGAAGGCCGGGGCGGTGTCCTTCCGGCTGCTGATGCCGCTCTGTCTGGTGATGTGCTTCGCGTACATCGGGGACTCGACGGTCTCCAACTGGAGCGCGAAGTACCTGCAGGACGTGCTGGGGAGCTCGGAGCAGCTCTCTACCGTCCCGTACAACGTCTACATGGTGACGACGCTGCTGGGGCGGGCCGTCGGGGACCTCGGGGTGCGGCGGTTCGGGGCCGTGGCCGTGGTGCGGGGCGGGAGCGTGCTGGCCGCCGCCGGGTTCGGTGTGGTGGCCGTGGCCGGTGGTGCCTGGGTGGGGATGCTCGGGTTCACCATGCTGGGGCTCGGGCTCTGTGTGATCGTGCCGCAGACCTTCGCGGCCGCCGGGCGGATGTTCCCCGGGGCGAGCGACACCGCGATCGCCCGGCTGAACATCTTCAACTACGTGGGTTTCCTGGTCGGCTCGCCCCTGGTGGGGGCGCTCGGCGACGCGTGGAGCTACCGGGGCGCGATGCTCG harbors:
- a CDS encoding MFS transporter — protein: MTDARLRHGRASLALSFFVQGVTFALLVTRIPAIQDRYGISDGLLPVFLAAVPILAGVGSVVTEKVVARVRPRVVLRWAQPLVLLALLGVGAGSEVWEAALALGVFGLSVGALDASMNMMGVSLQRAYGRSIMLGFHAAYSLGGIAGASMAWAGAHWDLSLLVSYLPAVVVLLPVAFIGSRWYVEGKQDEELGSGEERGKAGAVSFRLLMPLCLVMCFAYIGDSTVSNWSAKYLQDVLGSSEQLSTVPYNVYMVTTLLGRAVGDLGVRRFGAVAVVRGGSVLAAAGFGVVAVAGGAWVGMLGFTMLGLGLCVIVPQTFAAAGRMFPGASDTAIARLNIFNYVGFLVGSPLVGALGDAWSYRGAMLVPMVLVLATLVYAKSFGAEPARYGGGHERPRTVDVG